The Polyangiaceae bacterium genome includes a region encoding these proteins:
- a CDS encoding (2Fe-2S) ferredoxin domain-containing protein: protein MSQRKRYLFVCVNRRPDGTPKGSCAARGSVELHEQLKALLKERGLAALEARACSASCLDACWAGPTIAVEPDHYFYGRVQPADLPEIVDALAEGRRVERLVLAPEDFDEPGA from the coding sequence ATGTCTCAGCGCAAGCGCTACCTGTTCGTGTGCGTCAACCGGAGGCCCGACGGCACGCCCAAGGGCTCGTGCGCGGCCCGCGGCTCGGTCGAGCTGCACGAGCAGCTGAAGGCGCTCCTGAAGGAGAGGGGCCTCGCGGCGCTCGAGGCGCGGGCCTGTAGCGCGAGCTGCCTCGACGCCTGTTGGGCCGGCCCGACCATCGCCGTCGAGCCGGACCACTACTTCTACGGGCGCGTCCAGCCGGCGGACCTACCGGAGATCGTCGATGCGCTCGCCGAGGGCCGGCGGGTCGAGCGCCTGGTGCTCGCCCCCGAGGACTTCGACGAGCCCGGGGCATGA
- a CDS encoding isochorismatase family protein gives MQRLDPKKTAVVVVDVQDRLAAAMPAEQLERVKRSARILVEAARLLGARVLATEQYPKGLGATVPEVAEALKSADAPCFEKLDFSACDAAGFGERLSGSGVTAAVVLGMETHVCVYQTVRDLVARGLEVHVPIDGVASRREDHREVGLALCEKAGATRTTSETVVFDWLARASGDAFKQVSKLVR, from the coding sequence ATGCAGCGCCTCGATCCGAAGAAGACCGCCGTCGTCGTCGTGGACGTGCAGGACCGCCTCGCGGCGGCGATGCCCGCCGAGCAGCTCGAGCGCGTCAAGCGCTCGGCCCGCATCCTGGTCGAAGCGGCCCGCCTGCTCGGGGCACGGGTGCTCGCGACGGAGCAGTACCCGAAGGGCCTGGGCGCGACCGTGCCGGAGGTCGCCGAGGCGCTGAAGAGCGCGGACGCGCCGTGCTTCGAGAAGCTCGACTTCAGCGCCTGCGACGCCGCCGGGTTCGGCGAGCGCCTGTCCGGGTCGGGCGTCACCGCGGCCGTGGTGCTGGGCATGGAGACCCACGTCTGCGTCTACCAGACGGTGCGCGACCTCGTGGCGCGCGGGCTCGAGGTCCACGTTCCCATCGACGGTGTGGCGTCGCGCCGCGAGGACCACCGCGAGGTCGGCCTCGCGCTGTGCGAGAAGGCCGGCGCCACACGTACCACCAGCGAGACCGTGGTGTTCGACTGGCTCGCTCGGGCCAGCGGGGACGCCTTCAAGCAGGTCTCCAAGCTGGTCCGCTGA
- a CDS encoding SpoIID/LytB domain-containing protein: MVRRTGLALTAVLLSGCGEERDAGQVGRIREAVKAPLAAAYCQINVNGTNKDTETDYLPHVITCENGGANLEALKAQAIAARSVAYYSMATSGKICDGQGCQVYTCGASPGPRPFRQ; the protein is encoded by the coding sequence ATGGTGCGACGAACCGGGCTCGCCTTGACCGCCGTGCTCCTCTCGGGTTGTGGGGAGGAGCGCGACGCGGGGCAGGTGGGGCGCATCCGCGAAGCGGTCAAGGCGCCGCTCGCTGCCGCCTACTGCCAGATCAACGTCAACGGCACCAATAAGGACACCGAGACCGACTACCTGCCGCACGTGATCACCTGCGAGAACGGCGGCGCGAACCTCGAAGCGCTGAAGGCGCAGGCCATCGCCGCGCGCTCGGTCGCGTATTACTCGATGGCCACCAGCGGGAAGATCTGCGACGGGCAGGGCTGTCAGGTGTACACCTGCGGCGCCAGCCCAGGGCCAAGGCCTTTCAGGCAGTGA